In Zingiber officinale cultivar Zhangliang chromosome 1A, Zo_v1.1, whole genome shotgun sequence, a genomic segment contains:
- the LOC122000611 gene encoding uncharacterized protein LOC122000611 yields the protein MDRRKEEVDCLLREAEEGKEAAEFPDERSLMRQPSGAIGDGATDGSEGGNKRKKKLTKQLSMQETTREARWEKRRRQILEKRQRLVAVEEEEKVAAVEEKEEEGEGKGRRVRSRLRSLTDEDLDELKGCIELGFGFSEEEGGHDLRHTLPALDLYFAVNRLRNCSSSSGFSTDTSSPPALSPRSNDGSSSSGDSWKICNLGDDPLLVKTRLRHWAQAVACSLRQSC from the exons ATGGATAGGCGTAAGGAAGAAGTGGATTGCTTATTGCGGGAGGCCGAGGAGGGGAAGGAGGCGGCTGAATTTCCCGACGAGCGTTCCCTGATGAGGCAGCCGAGTGGTGCCATCGGAGACGGCGCGACGGACGGATCCGAGGGAGggaacaagaggaagaagaagctgacGAAGCAGCTTTCGATGCAAGAGACGACGAGGGAGGCCAGATGGGAGAAGCGGCGGCGGCAGATTCTGGAGAAACGGCAGCGGCTGGTGGCggtagaggaggaagagaaagtggCGGCGGTGGAGGAgaaagaggaggagggagagggCAAGGGGAGGAGAGTGAGGTCCAGGTTGAGGAGCCTGACGGACGAGGACTTGGACGAGTTGAAGGGGTGCATCGAGCTTGGCTTCGGGTTCAGTGAGGAGGAGGGCGGTCATGACCTCCGCCACACGTTGCCGGCTCTCGACCTCTACTTCGCCGTCAACCGTCTGCGGAATTGCTCGTCGAGCTCCGGTTTCTCGACCGATACCTCCTCGCCGCCCGCACTGAGCCCCCGGAGCAATGACGGCAGCTCCAGTTCCGGCGACTCCTGGAAAATATGCAATCTTG GGGACGATCCGCTGCTAGTGAAGACGAGGCTAAGGCACTGGGCGCAGGCCGTGGCTTGTTCTCTCCGGCAAAGCTGCTAA